In Plasmodium falciparum 3D7 genome assembly, chromosome: 8, the following proteins share a genomic window:
- a CDS encoding protein disulfide isomerase, producing MNRKYFSSLFLFLISFVFESFVRSHGDLFNHFVTDIHDGELDKFITKNDIVLVMFYAPWCGHCKRLIPEYNEAANMLNEKKSEIKLVSIDATSENALAQEYGITGYPTLILFNKKNKINYGGGRTAQSIVDWLLQMTGPVFSHVEGNIEDVLKEKKINVAFYLEYTSEDNDLYKKFNEVGDKNREIAKYFVKKNDKHNKLFCFRTDEKKVEYDEKTPLEEFVTSESFPLFGEINTENYRFYAESPKELVWVCATYEQYNEIKEHVRLAAQELRKKTHFVLLNIPEYAEHAKASLGLTEFPGLAFQSNEGRYLLKNPKESLLNHNAIINFFKDVEAGKIEKSLKSEPIPEDDKNAPVKIVVGNSFVDVVLKSGKDVLIEIYAPWCGHCKKLEPVYEDLGRKLKKYDSIIVAKMDGTLNETPIKDFEWSGFPTIFFVKAGSKIPLPYEGERSLKGFVDFLNKHATNTPISIDGVPEFEDGTSEEL from the exons atgaacagAAAGTATTTTTCttccctttttttatttcttatttcttTTGTGTTCGAATCATTTGTTCGTTCGCATGGTGACCTTTTTAATCATTTTGTAACTGATATACATGATGGGGAACTTGATAAATTCATAACAAAGAATGATATAGTTTTGGTTATGTTTTACGCTCCATg GTGCGGTCATTGTAAAAGGCTAATCCCAGAATATAATGAAGCTGCAAATATGTTGAATGAGAAAAAGAGCGAAATAAAATTAGTAAGTATTGATGCTACTTCAGAAAATGCTCTTGCTCAAGAATATGGAATAACAGGATATCCAACtttgattttatttaataaaaagaacaaaataaattatggAGGCGGGAGAACAGCTCAATCTATTGTTGATTGGTTATTACAAATGACAGGTCCCGTATTTAGTCATGTTGAAGGGAATATTGAAGATGTCTTAAAAGAGAAGAAAATCAATGTGGCTTTTTATTTAGAATATACTTCAGAAGATAATgatttatacaaaaaatttaatgaGGTTGGGGATAAAAATAGAGAAATTGCAAAATATTTCGTaaagaaaaatgataaacataataaattattttgttttagaacagatgaaaaaaaagtggAATATGATGAAAAGACACCGCTCGAAGAATTTGTTACATCTGAATCATTTCCATTATTTGGAGAAATTAATACAGAAAATTATAGATTCTATGCTGAAAGCCCAAAAGAATTAGTATGGGTATGTGCTACCTATGAACAATATAACGAAATTAAAGAACATGTAAGATTAGCTGCACaagaattaagaaaaaaaactcATTTCGTTCTCTTAAATATACCAGAATATGCTGAACATGCTAAAGCATCATTAGGATTAACAGAATTCCCAGGATTAGCTTTCCAATCAAATGAAGGAAGATATTTATTAAAGAACCCAAAAGAATCTTTATTAAACCACAATGCTATTATCAATTTCTTTAAAGATGTAGAAGCTGGAAAAATCGAAAAATCTCTTAAATCAGAACCCATACCagaagatgataaaaatgcACCCGTCAAAATAGTTGTTGGTAACTCTTTTGTAGATGTTGTCTTGAAAAGTGGGAAAGATGTACTCATTGAAATATATGCACCATGGTGTGGTCACTGTAAAAAATTAGAACCCGTTTATGAAGACTTAggaagaaaattaaaaaaatatgattccATTATTGTAGCCAAAATGGATGGTACATTAAATGAAACCCCAATAAAAGATTTCGAATGGTCTGGATTCCCAACCATCTTCTTTGTCAAGGCTGGTTCCAAAATACCTTTGCCATATGAAGGAGAGAGATCACTTAAAGGTTTTGTAGATTTCTTGAATAAACACGCAACCAACACGCCAATATCAATAGACGGGGTACCTGAATTTGAAGACGGCACATCCGAGGAGTTATaa
- a CDS encoding rhomboid protease ROM3 produces the protein MLRKDIESDEDGVVSSENIKLLERQTKNKYVDILFPGIELNKIIVWISFFQIIIYILSCLLSENLSTPNVHILILLGATYGPLIKEGQYWRLVLPIFLHANLWHLIINILCILNLGLIIESKYKKSKFLLIYFLSGATGNILTTICNPCQLAVGASTSGFGLIGCSIFEIFLAWKNLTRKAKNYYILNIFLFLLFFMFVSFSPSVDLFGHIGGFLCGAFLCCHYNKFIGYNIFQKFLYYSFFFICSLIIIYLPVRLYIINMPCGMIY, from the exons ATGTTAAGAAAAGATATTGAAAGTGATGAAGATGGTGTTGTATCATCTGAAAATATTAAGCTCCTTGAAAGACagacaaaaaataaatacgtCGATATTTTATTTCCTGGGATAGAATTAAATaa AATTATTGTATGGATAagtttttttcaaataattatttatattttaagttGTTTATTAAGTGAAAACTTGAGCACACCAAATGTTCATATTTTGATCTTACTCGGGGCAACTTATGGTCCTTTAATTAA ggAAGGGCAATATTGGAGACTTGTGCTACCGATTTTCTTACATGCCAATTTATGGCATttgattataaatattttgtgtATCCTAAATTTAGGTTTAATAATTGAAAGTAAATATAAGAAGTCAAAattcttattaatatattttttatctggAGCAACAGGAAATATTCTCACAACTATTTGTAATCCTTGTCAGCTAGCTGTAGGAGCATCAACTAGTGGGTTTGGATTAATTGGCTGTTCaatatttgaaatatttttagcTTGGAAGAATTTAACAAGAAAGGctaagaattattatattcttaatatttttttatttctattattttttatgtttgttAGCTTCTCTCCTTCAGTTGATCTTTTTGGTCATATAGGTGGATTCCTTTGTGGAGCCTTTTTATGTTgtcattataataaattcataggatacaatat TTTTCAAAAGTTTCTATATTAtagctttttttttatttgctcattaattattatttacttgCCTGTAAGATtatacattattaatatgccATGTGGAATGATCTATTAA